The DNA window TGGCAGTGGGGCATATTAAGGGCGGGGAGCTTTATCCCAGCCGGGTTTTCAACCAAGGACCGGTGTCGCAATGACGCAAGAATCGCATGACCCGGGTGGAAAGGTGCGGCTGCGTCTGCCCGATGGTGTAGTCGGTGGTGCACAATTTTCTGAATGCGGTCGATACCGGCAAGCCCTGACGCGGGACTGGACGCCACAAGGGACCGAACCTCGGACGGTTCTCTTTGTCGGTATGAACCCTTCGGTCGCGGACGCGGCAGCGTCGGATCCGACTTGTCACCGCGAACTCATGTTTGCCCATGACTGGGGCTTCACCCGCTATTTCAAGGGCAATATCCTGGACTGGCGGGCGACCTCGCCCAAGGATATTCCGCATGATCCCGCAATAGCGTGCAGCGCCGCAAACATTCCCGCGCTGGTCGACATGGCGCGGCAGGCAATGCTGGTTGTTATGGC is part of the Roseovarius sp. THAF9 genome and encodes:
- a CDS encoding DUF1643 domain-containing protein, with the protein product MTQESHDPGGKVRLRLPDGVVGGAQFSECGRYRQALTRDWTPQGTEPRTVLFVGMNPSVADAAASDPTCHRELMFAHDWGFTRYFKGNILDWRATSPKDIPHDPAIACSAANIPALVDMARQAMLVVMAYGKLHQRYANLTHKAVSAVASTGRPLKCLGLNKDGSAKHPLYLRKDTILKDFPAPS